The DNA window CCGCCCTCGCGACCCTCGCCTTCATGTTCAGCCAGCGCGCTTTGCTGAAGGGGCAGAAAGTGACGGTTATGCAGCAAATGCGCGATGTAAGCACCGGTATGGAAGCCTACTCGCTCGACTACAAACGTCCGCCTGTTCCCCAGAGCCGGCTGGATACCGGGACCGATACCGTTTACGGCAATCCTGAGGGCGAGTTCGGCAGTGAAATCATCATCGGCGCGCTGCTCGGTGAAAACGACACCTACGAGACCGGCACGGACGAAATCTTCAGCGCACGCGAGATCAATCCGCGGGAAAACCAGTACATCGCGGTCGAGATCGTTGACGACAACCGGGGCGGCGTCGGTGCCAAGGATGGCAAGTTCTACGACCTGTGGGGCAACGAGATCATGTTCGCCATCAATACGCCGGCCTACCGCGAGGAGGACAACGATGGTCGATACGACAAGATTTTGCACACCTTCGGTCTCGGCGAGTGGAAGGACAAGAAGCCTCGCTTCGAGCGCTACGCCATGTGGTCCTACGGGAAAGACGGCGAGAAGGGCGAGTTCTACTCGAAGTCGGACG is part of the Haloferula helveola genome and encodes:
- a CDS encoding type II secretion system protein, which translates into the protein MTVKTHHRGFTLIELLVVIVIVAALATLAFMFSQRALLKGQKVTVMQQMRDVSTGMEAYSLDYKRPPVPQSRLDTGTDTVYGNPEGEFGSEIIIGALLGENDTYETGTDEIFSAREINPRENQYIAVEIVDDNRGGVGAKDGKFYDLWGNEIMFAINTPAYREEDNDGRYDKILHTFGLGEWKDKKPRFERYAMWSYGKDGEKGEFYSKSDDVAYF